The Methanoregula sp. UBA64 genome contains the following window.
CCGGGAATTTTTCGGGCGTTCGTGGCAGATGAACTTCCGGGAACTCAATGCTTCGGACGAACGCGGGATCGATGTCGTGCGTAACCAGATAAAGGAATTCGCCCGCACCCGGCCTGCCGAAGAGGCGGACTTCAAGATACTCTTTTTAGACGAAGCCGATGCGCTCACCACCGATGCGCAGGCCGCGCTCAGGAGGACCATGGAGAGCTATGCCAAGACCTGCCGGTTTATCCTCTCGTGCAATTATTCCTCTAAAATCATCGACCCGATCCAGAGCAGGTGCGCGATCTACCGGTTCCGCCCGCTGGGGGCAGAAGCCGTAAAAACAGAGATCGGACGGATCGCGGCTAAGGAGGGCCTGACCGTGACCCCCGAAGCACTGGACGCGATGGTCTACATTGCGCAGGGCGACATGCGCAAGGCAATAAACGCGCTCCAGGGCGCAGCGATCATGAGCACAAAGATCGAGGCCCCGATGGTCTATGCGATCACGAGTAACGCCCGCCCCGAAGAGATCGCAGAGCTCCTCCGGGTCTCGCTTGCCGGGGATTTCGAAGGAGCCGAATCCCTCCTTTCCCAGCTCCTCCGCGAGCGCGGGATTGCGCCAAACGAGCTCATCAACCAGTGCTACCGGGCGCTCACAAAAATGGAGATGGACCGGGCATTAAAAGTGGAACTGATCGATGCACTGGGCGAGACGGACTTCCGGCTTTCCGAAGGGGCGTCAAGCGAGATCCAGATGGAAGCGCTGATCGCCCGGTTCGTGCTTGCAAGCTCGGGAAAGCGGTGAACCAGGAATGGATCAGGCACCCGAACTGCACGAGGGCGACCGGGCCGAGGACTGGGGAAAGTTCCTCAAAAGCCGGTACAAAAAAGAGCTCGGCGAGCTCTCGCGCCTGTACCCGCACAAGCGCTCCCTTGCTATCGATTACCGCCAGGTGGAGAGGTTTGGCAAGGCCGGTATCACGCTCGCAGACGAGCTTCTGGATAACCCCGGTAAAGTGCTCGAAGATGTCTGGGATGCGATAAAAAACAACCAGCTGGTCCATACAAAAGACGGCAAAGAGCCAAAAGGCATCAATATCCGGTTCACGAACCTCCCGAAAAAGACCGCGATACGGGAGATCCGTTCCGACGATATCAACAAATTCATCTCGGTCGAGGGGATCCTGCGGAAGACAACGGAGGTCCGGCCCCGGATCGTGGAAGCGGTTTTCAAGTGCCCTGCCGGCCACTTCACCAAAAAGACCCAGAAGTACGGGAAGTTCATCGAGCCCGACGGCTGTGCAACGGACGGGTGCACGTTTAAGAAAGTGGAACTGATCCCCAAGCGATCCACGTTTGTCGATTCCCAGAAACTCCGGGTGCAGGAATCACCTGAAGGGTTGCGGGGTGGCGAACAGCCCCAGACGCTCGATATCGATGTGACCGACGACCTCACCGGCATGGTATCCCCGGGCGACCGGGTGGTAATAAACGGGATCCTCCGCTCCATGCAGCGGGTGGTCAAGGGCGAGAAGCACACGGTCTTCGATATCTTCCTGGAATGCAACTCGATCGAGATCGCGGAAAAAGAGTTCGAGGAGGTCGAGATCGACGAAGCAGCAGAGGACGAGATCAAAAAACTCTCCTGCGACCCGATGATCTACCGGATGTGCACCCACTCGATTGCCCCGACTATCTACGGGAACGAGGATGTCAAGGAGGCGATCACCCTCCAGCTCTTTGGCGGGATTGCAAAAGAGATGCCTGACGGCAGCCACCTGCGCGGCGATATCCATGTGCTCCTTATCGGCGACCCGGGTATTGCAAAGAGCCAGCTGCTGCGCTACATCGTGAAGTGCTCGCCGCGTGCGATCTACACGAGCGGCCAGTCCTCGACATCGGCCGGTCTCACGGCAACCGCAGTAAAAGACGAATTCGGGGAAGGGCGCTGGACCCTTGAAGCCGGTGCGCTTGTGCTCGCCGATATGGGTGTCGCCGCAGTCGATGAGATGGACAAGATGCAGAAAGAAGACCGTTCAGCGCTCCACGAGGCAATGGAACAGCAGACCATCAGCGTTGCAAAGGCCGGCATCACGGCAACCCTCAAGTCCCGGTGCGCGCTTCTCGGGGCGGCAAATCCGAAGTACGGGAGGTTCGACATGTACGGCGACATCTCCGACCAGATCAACATGCCCCCGTCCCTGCTCTCGCGGTTCGACCTGATCTTTATCATGACCGACCAGCCCGAGCAGAAACGCGACCTTGCAATTGCCGAGCACATCGTAAAGACCCACGGGGTCGGGGAGCTGATCGCCCAGCACAAGAAGACCCCTATTCCCGGTGTCACACAGGAGTTTATCAACGAGCAGCTCAAGCCGGTCATGCCGGATATCGAACCGTCCCTGTTCCGGAAGTACGTTGCCTACTCCAAGCGCACCTGTTTTCCCATCCTCTCTACTGAAGCAAAGGAAGCGCTCGTGGGTTACTATCTCAAGCTCAGGGGGATAGCCGAGCCAAACAAGCCGGTCCCGGTCACGGCCCGGCAGCTCGAAGCGCTTGTCCGGCTTGCGGAGGCGAGCGCCCGGATCCGGCTCTCGGACAAGATCGAGGCATCCGATGCCGAGCGGGTGATCCATATCGTGGACGCGTGCCTGCGCCAGATAGCCTACGATGCAAAGACCGGGAACTTCGATATCGACAAGGTGGCGACCGGTATCTCGAAAGAGAAACGGGATCTCGTCCGGTTCATCAAGGACGCAATCCGCGATATCGGCGGCGAAGGCCGGCGCGCTGCCATCGAACAGGTGATCGAGTCGGTAACGGCCAAGGGCTTTGCGCGCGACAAGGTGCGCGAGGGCATCGACATGCTGCTCCGGCACGGCGAGGCCATGGAGCCAAAGCAGGGAATTATCCAGTTGATCTCAGGGTGAACGAAGATGGAACCGGCACGGGGAAATGAAAAAATGAGCGATCGCGAACAGGCAATATTCGAGGCCGGGATCAAACTCGGGGCGCTCTACCACCAGTGGGTGGGAACGCCTATCTCGCAGGAATCTGCGGCAAGCGTGGAATCGGCCATTGAAAAAGCCGTGATCCTCCAGCCCTTTGTCGAGGAGATCACGGTAAGGCTGGACCGGTCCCTAATGAAAAAGAATGTATTCGGGTACAGCGAACTCTCCGGACTAATGTTTGATGTGGAGATCGTGACCCGGGTGGGTTTTTCTTACTGCCGGGCCGTTCTTTCCCCGGAAACGGGGTACCCGTTAATGAAAATCGCTGAGTGCCATGAGATCGCGCCTTTTTCCGATCACTGACGATCATATCCACTTCGATCCGGTAAACGGGCGGGGAGTGGAGGCGGCAAAGGATTTCCTGCACGCGGGCGGGACGCATATGTTCCTTGTCTCGAAACCGTCGTGGTCCTTCGGGATAGAGCCTGTCTGCGGAAACGATTACCGGAAGGCCTTTGACGAGACGCTCCGCGTCGCCGAGTCCATCCGCGAGACGGGTCTTGTGGTCTTTCCCATCCTCGGCGTCCACCCGGCCGAGATCACCCGGCTCTCGGAACGGATGCCCTTATCGGATGCCGCACGGGTGATGAAAGAGGGGCTCGACTGCGCCGCGGAGTACGTGATGGACGGCAGGGCGGTTGCACTCAAGAGCGGGCGGCCCCACTACGAGGTTTCTCCGGAGATATTTGCGGCATCAAACGAGGTCCTTGTCCATGCGCTCGAACTTGCCGCCGGGTGCCGGTGCGCCCTCCAGATCCATGCGGAGAGCGGGCCGTGCGACGATGTGGTGGCGATGGCAGAGTCCGTCGGGATGAACCCGGGCCGGGTCGTCAAACACTACGGGTCACCGGACACCCCGCTCCACCCGTCGCTCGTTGCCCGGCACGAATCCGTGCCGCTCATGGCAAAGGAGCGCCGGCCGTTTACCATGGAGAGCGATTTCATGGACGAGAATTCCCGGCCCGGCGCGGTCACGGGCCCGAAGTCCGTTCCCCGGATCACAAAGAAACTTTTCGAGGCCGGCGAGATCACGGACGAGGACTGTTACCGGATCCACGGCGATACCGTGGAGAAAGTCTACGGCGTGAAGATCTCGCTGTAACGGTCCGTTTTTTTCATCCCGCTTCCCATCTTTTATCTGGTGCCCCGCACAAGAGAGTAGGTAATGTACTTAA
Protein-coding sequences here:
- a CDS encoding replication factor C small subunit, producing MDETHTIWIEKYRPAKLADIVGQDEIVERLSSYVKSGNLPHLLFTGSAGVGKTTAAVTLAREFFGRSWQMNFRELNASDERGIDVVRNQIKEFARTRPAEEADFKILFLDEADALTTDAQAALRRTMESYAKTCRFILSCNYSSKIIDPIQSRCAIYRFRPLGAEAVKTEIGRIAAKEGLTVTPEALDAMVYIAQGDMRKAINALQGAAIMSTKIEAPMVYAITSNARPEEIAELLRVSLAGDFEGAESLLSQLLRERGIAPNELINQCYRALTKMEMDRALKVELIDALGETDFRLSEGASSEIQMEALIARFVLASSGKR
- a CDS encoding minichromosome maintenance protein MCM, whose product is MDQAPELHEGDRAEDWGKFLKSRYKKELGELSRLYPHKRSLAIDYRQVERFGKAGITLADELLDNPGKVLEDVWDAIKNNQLVHTKDGKEPKGINIRFTNLPKKTAIREIRSDDINKFISVEGILRKTTEVRPRIVEAVFKCPAGHFTKKTQKYGKFIEPDGCATDGCTFKKVELIPKRSTFVDSQKLRVQESPEGLRGGEQPQTLDIDVTDDLTGMVSPGDRVVINGILRSMQRVVKGEKHTVFDIFLECNSIEIAEKEFEEVEIDEAAEDEIKKLSCDPMIYRMCTHSIAPTIYGNEDVKEAITLQLFGGIAKEMPDGSHLRGDIHVLLIGDPGIAKSQLLRYIVKCSPRAIYTSGQSSTSAGLTATAVKDEFGEGRWTLEAGALVLADMGVAAVDEMDKMQKEDRSALHEAMEQQTISVAKAGITATLKSRCALLGAANPKYGRFDMYGDISDQINMPPSLLSRFDLIFIMTDQPEQKRDLAIAEHIVKTHGVGELIAQHKKTPIPGVTQEFINEQLKPVMPDIEPSLFRKYVAYSKRTCFPILSTEAKEALVGYYLKLRGIAEPNKPVPVTARQLEALVRLAEASARIRLSDKIEASDAERVIHIVDACLRQIAYDAKTGNFDIDKVATGISKEKRDLVRFIKDAIRDIGGEGRRAAIEQVIESVTAKGFARDKVREGIDMLLRHGEAMEPKQGIIQLISG
- a CDS encoding dihydroneopterin aldolase family protein — its product is MSDREQAIFEAGIKLGALYHQWVGTPISQESAASVESAIEKAVILQPFVEEITVRLDRSLMKKNVFGYSELSGLMFDVEIVTRVGFSYCRAVLSPETGYPLMKIAECHEIAPFSDH
- a CDS encoding TatD family hydrolase, whose translation is MRSRLFPITDDHIHFDPVNGRGVEAAKDFLHAGGTHMFLVSKPSWSFGIEPVCGNDYRKAFDETLRVAESIRETGLVVFPILGVHPAEITRLSERMPLSDAARVMKEGLDCAAEYVMDGRAVALKSGRPHYEVSPEIFAASNEVLVHALELAAGCRCALQIHAESGPCDDVVAMAESVGMNPGRVVKHYGSPDTPLHPSLVARHESVPLMAKERRPFTMESDFMDENSRPGAVTGPKSVPRITKKLFEAGEITDEDCYRIHGDTVEKVYGVKISL